One window of the Candidatus Goldiibacteriota bacterium HGW-Goldbacteria-1 genome contains the following:
- a CDS encoding DNA methyltransferase, which produces MRFLSPLRYPGGKGKIADYIKTIVSNNGCLDGTYIEPYAGGASVALSLLFSEYVKKIVINDFDNMIYSFWHSVLYDTERLCKLINDSKVNVETWKKMHKRIKRPSEYTLLNLGFTAFYLNRTNRSGIIKGGVIGGTDQKGKWKIDARFNKKELISRIEKIARYKSRIEISNCDAITLIKKLKKSKDMKTILYLDPPYFVQGHSLYMNYYKPEDHKQIAEQIFGLGEQKWIVSYDDVKEIRRIYSNYKSIKYKLHYSSGEKKTGNEIMFFSDNIIKPKSNFIRDIV; this is translated from the coding sequence ATGCGATTTTTGTCCCCGTTAAGATATCCAGGTGGAAAAGGCAAAATAGCAGATTATATAAAGACCATCGTTAGCAATAATGGTTGTTTGGATGGGACTTATATAGAACCATATGCTGGCGGTGCATCAGTTGCCCTATCATTATTATTTTCGGAATATGTTAAGAAGATTGTAATAAATGATTTTGACAATATGATCTACTCTTTTTGGCATAGTGTCTTATACGATACAGAAAGACTTTGTAAACTCATAAATGATTCAAAGGTTAATGTTGAAACATGGAAAAAAATGCATAAAAGAATAAAAAGGCCTTCTGAGTATACATTACTTAATCTTGGTTTTACAGCATTCTATTTAAATAGGACTAATAGGTCTGGTATTATAAAAGGTGGCGTCATAGGTGGAACGGACCAAAAAGGGAAATGGAAAATAGATGCGAGATTTAATAAGAAGGAGTTAATAAGTCGGATAGAGAAAATTGCAAGATATAAAAGTCGAATAGAGATATCTAATTGCGATGCGATTACATTAATAAAAAAACTTAAAAAATCCAAAGATATGAAGACTATTTTGTATTTGGATCCACCATATTTTGTTCAAGGACATTCACTTTATATGAATTATTATAAACCAGAAGACCATAAGCAAATAGCAGAACAAATATTTGGATTGGGTGAGCAAAAGTGGATAGTAAGCTATGATGATGTAAAAGAGATAAGGCGTATTTATAGCAATTATAAAAGTATTAAATACAAGCTACACTATAGTTCGGGTGAAAAGAAAACTGGAAATGAAATAATGTTTTTTTCAGATAACATAATAAAACCTAAAAGTAATTTTATACGGGATATTGTATGA
- a CDS encoding transposase encodes MEKTIKELTMLLLYLNSWKEKLIDGEKVNRSWKNFRYEVLDQLEEEGLIYGGKKSKSVTISEKGMKTAVKLAEKYMKMGKKTE; translated from the coding sequence ATGGAAAAAACAATTAAAGAACTGACAATGCTGCTTTTGTACTTAAACTCATGGAAAGAAAAATTAATTGACGGCGAAAAGGTTAACCGCAGCTGGAAAAATTTCCGTTATGAGGTTCTGGACCAATTGGAAGAAGAAGGCTTAATATACGGCGGTAAGAAATCAAAATCTGTCACTATAAGCGAAAAGGGTATGAAAACAGCGGTTAAGCTTGCAGAAAAATACATGAAAATGGGCAAAAAAACAGAGTAA
- the pgl gene encoding 6-phosphogluconolactonase gives MEITVHEFPDMKKLSGQSALYIAGIIKGSIENKGRCIIALSGGKSPKQVYEKLAEAEVNAGINWRRVFVFWGDERYTGHTSDDSNYYMTYRSFLSKVNIPQENIFRVPVEVSPASYAAILYERMMEKFFMSMGAVNGKKRTPVFDLMLLGVGTDGHTASLFPGHEAVNEKKRWVVSLKTADNIQERVTMTLPVINSACNVVFIVSGEGKGKIIRSVLEERGTDKKEYPAAKITPETGTVWFVDKRAVK, from the coding sequence ATGGAAATAACGGTTCATGAATTTCCTGACATGAAAAAACTAAGCGGCCAAAGCGCGCTTTATATAGCTGGTATTATTAAGGGCAGTATTGAAAATAAAGGCAGGTGTATTATTGCGTTATCCGGCGGAAAATCCCCAAAGCAGGTTTATGAAAAACTTGCGGAAGCTGAGGTTAACGCGGGAATCAACTGGCGCAGGGTTTTTGTTTTTTGGGGAGACGAGCGCTACACAGGGCATACGTCAGACGACAGCAATTATTACATGACATACAGAAGCTTTCTTTCAAAGGTAAATATACCGCAGGAAAATATCTTCAGGGTGCCGGTGGAAGTGTCCCCCGCATCGTACGCGGCAATCCTTTATGAACGCATGATGGAAAAGTTTTTTATGTCCATGGGCGCGGTTAACGGAAAAAAAAGGACGCCTGTTTTTGACCTTATGCTGCTTGGGGTGGGCACGGACGGCCACACGGCATCATTATTCCCCGGCCATGAAGCGGTTAACGAGAAAAAAAGATGGGTGGTAAGTTTAAAAACCGCTGATAATATTCAGGAACGCGTTACAATGACCCTGCCGGTTATAAATTCCGCGTGCAATGTGGTCTTTATAGTCTCCGGTGAGGGCAAAGGCAAAATAATAAGGTCAGTGCTGGAAGAACGCGGCACAGACAAAAAAGAATACCCCGCCGCAAAAATCACCCCGGAAACGGGCACAGTTTGGTTTGTGGATAAAAGGGCGGTTAAGTAA
- the zwf gene encoding glucose-6-phosphate dehydrogenase has product MKSQDDTIQVNVNAQAHALCEIQKGLKCGVIIPGASGDLTYRKLLPSLYNLYAAKRLPEEFFILGYARTVMDNDTFRKTAKDAVLNSKKIVNDIRLKSFLDRCNYISGGYDDKEALLNLKKRADELAVEFNTGGNLIVHMATPSEFFGKITKCLYEAGLIKKDGDEKPFIRVMYEKPFGRDKESAKALNIELLEYLSEKQIYRIDHYLGKETVQNILVFRFANMIFEPVWNSEYIDNIQITFSEDIGVEHRAGYYEKYGALRDIFQNHMLQLAALIGMEHPAGLDEESIRSEKMKFFKSITPFDLSGLKDSVIMGQYAAGNNMTGYRQEQGVNSDSCVETYFALKMFVDNKRWEGVPFYIRAGKRLKRKTSQIAVVFKKVPSCMFCREHQGNTMSPNILVFGIQPEQGVNLTFQAKTPGSKMCLAPLEMKFNYNDLFGGQVSDDYETLILDCMQGDRTLFWTKEGLEISWQLLQPVLEQWEACRIGEKQQLLHMYQAGSWGPEEADMLIEKDGRKWIIKE; this is encoded by the coding sequence ATGAAAAGCCAAGATGATACGATACAGGTAAACGTAAATGCGCAGGCTCATGCCCTGTGCGAAATTCAAAAGGGGTTAAAATGCGGCGTAATAATACCCGGCGCGTCAGGCGATTTAACTTACAGAAAGCTTCTTCCTTCATTATATAATCTATACGCGGCTAAAAGGCTGCCGGAAGAATTTTTTATTTTGGGGTATGCCAGGACGGTTATGGATAATGACACATTCAGAAAAACCGCCAAAGACGCGGTGTTAAATTCAAAAAAAATTGTTAATGATATACGGCTAAAAAGTTTTCTGGACAGGTGCAATTACATTTCCGGCGGTTATGATGACAAAGAGGCTTTGTTAAATCTGAAAAAACGAGCGGATGAACTGGCTGTGGAATTTAATACCGGGGGCAACCTGATAGTGCATATGGCCACTCCTTCGGAATTTTTCGGAAAAATTACAAAATGCCTGTATGAAGCGGGGCTGATAAAAAAAGACGGGGATGAAAAACCGTTTATTAGGGTCATGTATGAAAAACCTTTTGGGCGTGATAAAGAAAGCGCCAAAGCGCTTAATATTGAATTACTTGAATATCTTTCAGAAAAACAGATTTACCGTATTGACCATTACCTTGGCAAAGAGACTGTGCAGAACATCCTTGTGTTCAGGTTTGCCAACATGATTTTTGAACCGGTCTGGAACAGTGAATATATTGACAATATTCAGATAACTTTTTCCGAAGACATAGGCGTGGAACACAGGGCGGGTTATTATGAAAAATACGGAGCTTTAAGGGATATTTTTCAGAATCACATGCTGCAGCTTGCCGCCCTTATAGGGATGGAACATCCGGCGGGACTGGACGAAGAAAGCATAAGAAGCGAAAAAATGAAGTTTTTTAAATCAATAACCCCTTTTGATTTAAGCGGTTTAAAAGATAGTGTGATAATGGGGCAGTATGCTGCCGGCAATAATATGACAGGTTACAGGCAGGAACAGGGCGTTAATTCTGATTCCTGTGTTGAAACTTATTTTGCCTTAAAGATGTTTGTGGATAATAAGCGGTGGGAAGGCGTCCCGTTTTACATAAGGGCGGGCAAAAGGTTAAAACGTAAAACATCACAGATTGCCGTTGTATTTAAAAAAGTCCCGTCGTGCATGTTCTGCAGGGAACATCAGGGCAACACTATGTCTCCCAACATACTGGTATTCGGTATTCAGCCGGAGCAGGGTGTAAACCTTACGTTTCAGGCAAAAACGCCGGGGTCAAAAATGTGCTTAGCCCCGCTTGAAATGAAATTTAATTACAATGATTTATTCGGCGGGCAGGTATCTGATGATTATGAAACCCTTATATTGGACTGCATGCAGGGGGACAGGACATTGTTCTGGACAAAAGAAGGCTTGGAAATATCGTGGCAGCTGCTGCAGCCCGTGCTTGAACAGTGGGAAGCCTGCAGGATAGGTGAAAAACAGCAGCTTCTTCACATGTATCAGGCAGGGTCATGGGGGCCTGAAGAAGCGGATATGCTGATTGAAAAAGACGGAAGAAAGTGGATAATAAAAGAGTAA
- the gnd gene encoding 6-phosphogluconate dehydrogenase (decarboxylating), with protein MKLAVIGLGRMGLNMALRLARGGHSVTAYNRTPEKTKEAQKEKGIQGAYSLKEVIDSLEAPRVVWLMLPAGDVSQNHIDELKVIMKAGDIIVDGGNSHYSGDISRAEELKKYGIMYVDAGVSGGVWGLNCGYGITAGGSKEAFKIIEPALKTLSPEKGYLYCGTAGAGHYVKMVHNAIEYGMMEAYAEGFQILKASPYADGFDLKNIAGAWNHGSVIRSWMLGLLENSFEKDKDLSSIQGYVQDSGEARWALKEAVDNGVAADVIAASLFKRFNSRQKDVFANKITAALRNEFGGHETAGIKADVKTDSPSAGGVKHSGGNNEKPR; from the coding sequence ATGAAACTTGCTGTAATAGGCCTTGGCAGAATGGGGTTAAACATGGCGCTTAGGCTTGCACGCGGCGGCCACAGCGTCACGGCGTATAACCGCACGCCGGAAAAAACAAAAGAAGCGCAGAAAGAAAAAGGGATACAGGGCGCGTATTCGCTTAAAGAGGTAATAGATTCGCTTGAAGCGCCGCGCGTGGTGTGGCTTATGCTGCCGGCGGGCGACGTGTCGCAGAACCACATAGATGAATTAAAGGTAATAATGAAAGCGGGAGATATAATAGTGGACGGCGGAAATTCGCATTACAGCGGCGACATAAGCCGCGCGGAAGAACTGAAAAAATACGGCATAATGTATGTGGACGCCGGCGTATCCGGAGGCGTGTGGGGTTTAAACTGCGGCTACGGCATAACGGCAGGCGGCAGCAAAGAGGCGTTTAAAATAATAGAGCCCGCGTTAAAAACGCTTTCCCCGGAAAAAGGGTACCTGTACTGCGGTACTGCGGGCGCCGGCCATTACGTAAAAATGGTGCATAACGCGATAGAGTACGGGATGATGGAAGCATACGCGGAGGGGTTTCAGATATTAAAAGCTTCGCCTTACGCTGACGGGTTTGACCTAAAAAATATTGCCGGGGCGTGGAACCACGGAAGCGTTATAAGGTCGTGGATGCTGGGGCTTTTGGAAAATTCTTTTGAAAAAGACAAAGACCTGTCATCTATTCAGGGATATGTGCAGGATTCCGGCGAAGCGCGCTGGGCTTTAAAAGAAGCGGTGGATAACGGCGTTGCAGCGGATGTGATTGCGGCATCGCTGTTTAAAAGGTTTAATTCAAGGCAGAAGGACGTGTTTGCCAATAAAATAACCGCGGCTTTACGAAATGAATTTGGCGGCCACGAAACTGCCGGCATAAAGGCGGATGTGAAAACAGATTCGCCTTCGGCAGGCGGTGTAAAACATTCCGGGGGCAATAATGAAAAGCCAAGATGA
- the tkt gene encoding transketolase, which translates to MKITEELSINTLRMLSVDMVEKAKSGHPGMPLGAAPMIYTLYSKFLKHNPADPKWADRDRFILSAGHGSALLYSLLHLYGYGISLDDLKNFRQWESITPGHPEYNLTPGVEATTGPLGQGFAMGVGMAIAEKKLAGCFNKKGHNIIDHYTYGIVSDGDLMEGVASEAASLAGTMKLGKIIYLYDDNGISIEGDTDISFTENVKARFEAYGWHTSIVADGNNTYDIEQAINEARREKNRPSLITVRTHIGFGSPRQDTAQVHGEPLGKENVIKTRRFFGWPEESDFYVPKEVSDNFTELAKAGIQSQREWNDGIDAYRLSFPKEQWLLDKYLSGSVNEVLLKNLEFFPEGEKIATRTASGKVMNIIEKYMTEFMGGSADLSPSTKTELKGQGSFGISGMCSRNIHFGVREHAMGAIINGMALHGGIIPYSATFLIFSDYMRPAIRLAVLMKTHSIFVFTHDSIGLGEDGPTHQPVEQLPSLRMIPGLTVIRPADANETVAAWYTAVTQKIPFALVFTRQDLPVLDNEKHKVFENAQKGGYVLEHGGQNPDVLIIATGSEVHPALKSAELLKSSNIKARVVSLPSYEIFLRQPEVYRESVIPSHLTKRIVVEASHPAFFKGLAGSDGVVIGIDKFGASAPGGTVMEQYGMTAENIAAKAIEIFKKK; encoded by the coding sequence GTGAAAATAACAGAAGAACTTTCAATAAACACGCTTCGCATGTTATCAGTTGATATGGTGGAAAAGGCAAAATCCGGACATCCGGGCATGCCTTTGGGCGCGGCGCCCATGATATATACCTTATACTCCAAATTCTTAAAGCACAATCCGGCTGACCCAAAATGGGCGGACAGGGACCGTTTTATCCTGTCAGCGGGCCACGGCAGCGCGCTTTTATATTCGCTTCTTCATCTTTACGGATACGGTATTTCATTGGATGACCTTAAAAATTTCAGGCAGTGGGAAAGCATTACTCCCGGACACCCGGAATACAATCTTACGCCCGGGGTTGAAGCCACAACAGGGCCCTTGGGCCAGGGGTTTGCAATGGGTGTGGGAATGGCAATCGCGGAAAAAAAACTTGCCGGATGTTTTAATAAAAAAGGGCATAATATAATAGACCATTATACTTATGGCATTGTGTCAGACGGCGACCTTATGGAAGGGGTTGCTTCCGAAGCCGCGTCCCTTGCCGGCACCATGAAACTTGGAAAAATAATATACCTGTATGATGACAACGGGATCTCCATAGAGGGCGACACTGATATTTCTTTTACGGAAAACGTAAAGGCAAGATTTGAAGCGTACGGATGGCACACTAGTATAGTGGCTGACGGCAATAATACATATGACATTGAACAGGCGATAAACGAAGCACGGCGGGAAAAAAACCGCCCTTCGCTTATTACGGTAAGGACACATATTGGTTTTGGTTCTCCCCGGCAGGATACAGCGCAGGTGCACGGTGAGCCGCTGGGAAAAGAAAATGTGATAAAGACAAGACGGTTTTTTGGCTGGCCTGAAGAATCTGATTTTTACGTGCCAAAGGAAGTATCGGATAATTTTACGGAGCTTGCAAAAGCAGGTATTCAATCACAGCGCGAATGGAATGACGGGATTGACGCTTACAGGTTAAGTTTCCCCAAAGAACAGTGGCTGCTGGATAAATATTTAAGCGGCAGTGTTAATGAAGTCCTTTTAAAAAATCTGGAATTTTTTCCGGAGGGTGAAAAAATTGCCACGCGTACGGCATCCGGAAAAGTAATGAACATTATTGAAAAATATATGACGGAATTTATGGGCGGGTCTGCGGATTTATCACCTTCCACAAAGACAGAGTTAAAAGGGCAGGGCAGTTTTGGTATTTCGGGGATGTGCAGCCGCAATATACATTTTGGCGTGCGCGAACACGCGATGGGCGCAATTATAAACGGTATGGCTCTGCACGGCGGTATAATTCCTTACTCCGCCACATTTCTGATATTTTCCGATTACATGAGGCCGGCTATAAGGCTTGCGGTGCTTATGAAAACGCATTCTATATTTGTATTTACGCACGACAGCATAGGGCTTGGCGAAGACGGGCCAACCCATCAGCCGGTGGAACAGCTGCCGTCGCTGCGTATGATACCGGGGCTTACCGTAATAAGGCCGGCTGATGCCAATGAAACCGTTGCCGCATGGTACACGGCGGTAACTCAAAAGATACCGTTCGCGCTTGTGTTCACACGGCAGGACCTGCCTGTGCTGGATAACGAAAAACATAAAGTATTTGAAAACGCGCAAAAAGGCGGTTACGTGCTGGAACATGGCGGGCAGAACCCGGACGTACTGATAATAGCCACGGGTTCAGAAGTTCATCCCGCGTTAAAGTCCGCAGAGCTTTTAAAAAGCAGTAATATAAAAGCAAGGGTGGTTTCACTGCCGTCCTATGAAATATTTTTAAGGCAGCCGGAAGTTTACCGTGAATCAGTAATACCTTCTCATTTAACAAAACGTATTGTTGTGGAAGCTTCTCATCCGGCATTCTTTAAAGGGCTTGCAGGCAGTGATGGTGTTGTTATTGGAATTGATAAGTTTGGCGCGTCCGCGCCGGGCGGCACGGTAATGGAACAATACGGCATGACAGCAGAAAATATAGCGGCAAAAGCAATTGAGATTTTTAAAAAGAAATAA
- a CDS encoding nitroreductase encodes MDVKGAINARRAHRAFDPVEISDETIKQLADAASLAPSCFNNQPAKFIFVKGKEQLEKAKTALNKGNEWAYKDSMIIAVLAKKDFDCVIKDRLYYLFDTGIAVGNLMLRAVELGLVAHPIAGYSPEKTREVLSIPDEFEVITLINVGKKGNDISALSDWQKEQEDNRPARLPAENRYSIDTYNEKLNVKPAR; translated from the coding sequence ATGGATGTAAAAGGCGCGATAAACGCAAGGCGGGCGCACAGGGCGTTTGACCCTGTGGAGATTTCCGATGAAACAATAAAGCAGCTTGCTGATGCGGCGTCCCTTGCCCCTTCATGTTTTAACAATCAGCCTGCAAAATTTATCTTTGTTAAAGGTAAAGAACAGCTGGAAAAAGCAAAGACGGCTTTAAACAAAGGCAATGAATGGGCGTATAAAGATTCCATGATTATAGCGGTGCTTGCTAAAAAAGATTTTGACTGCGTGATAAAAGACAGGCTGTATTACCTTTTTGATACGGGAATAGCGGTCGGCAATTTAATGCTGCGCGCCGTGGAACTTGGCCTTGTGGCGCACCCAATTGCGGGGTACTCGCCGGAAAAAACAAGGGAAGTGCTTTCTATACCGGATGAATTTGAAGTGATAACGCTGATTAACGTGGGTAAAAAAGGAAACGACATATCCGCCCTGTCTGACTGGCAGAAAGAACAGGAAGACAACAGGCCGGCGCGCCTGCCCGCGGAAAACAGGTATTCAATTGATACATATAATGAAAAGTTAAATGTAAAACCCGCGCGGTGA
- a CDS encoding peroxiredoxin, translated as MLKPGDTAGDFVLKNQSDVEINTADFAGKRLLLSFHPLAWTSVCAKQMKTLEDNYDAFEDLNVVPLGISCDPAPSKKAWAESLEIEQTDLLSDFWPHGEVCKKMDVFIEKMGISGRFNIILGPDRKVLWSKIYPIKEVPDIKEVLEFLKKRK; from the coding sequence ATGTTAAAACCGGGCGATACGGCAGGGGATTTTGTTTTGAAAAACCAGTCAGACGTGGAAATTAACACCGCTGACTTTGCAGGAAAAAGGCTTCTGTTATCATTTCATCCGCTTGCGTGGACTTCTGTGTGCGCCAAACAGATGAAAACGCTTGAAGACAATTATGACGCCTTTGAAGATTTAAATGTTGTGCCGCTGGGGATAAGCTGTGACCCGGCGCCTTCCAAAAAGGCGTGGGCTGAATCCCTTGAAATAGAGCAGACAGACCTTCTGTCAGATTTCTGGCCGCACGGCGAAGTATGTAAAAAAATGGATGTATTCATAGAAAAAATGGGAATTTCCGGCAGGTTTAACATAATACTGGGGCCTGACAGAAAAGTTTTGTGGTCAAAAATATATCCGATAAAGGAAGTTCCGGACATTAAAGAAGTCCTGGAATTCCTAAAAAAAAGAAAATAG
- a CDS encoding 2-oxoacid ferredoxin oxidoreductase (catalyzes the coenzyme A-dependent decarboxylation of 2-oxoacids, such as pyruvate and 2-oxoglutarate), translated as MANLYGKENVEIAWCPGCGNFGIRNTVLNALTELAIPRENLVFVSGIGQAAKAPQYYNTSYFNGLHGRSLPPAAAIKAANPLLKVIVESGDGDMYGEGGNHFIHAIRRNSDITVIVHDNMVYGLTKGQASPTSRPGFTTPVQVDGVFENPLNPAALAISLDASFVARASAGEMDRTKEIIKAAINHKGFSLVDVFSACVSFNKVNTHRWFKENTYIIEEGYDPKNRTEAFKRSLEEGPWPLGILYVNENKPVFEEKLAPYLNKDNTPLYLRKRETSVVRDILNTKK; from the coding sequence ATGGCAAATTTATACGGCAAGGAGAATGTTGAAATAGCATGGTGCCCCGGATGCGGAAATTTTGGAATAAGAAATACAGTCTTAAATGCCTTAACAGAACTTGCCATCCCAAGGGAGAATTTAGTATTTGTATCCGGTATTGGGCAGGCTGCCAAAGCGCCTCAATACTACAATACAAGTTACTTTAACGGGCTTCACGGAAGGTCGCTTCCGCCGGCAGCCGCCATTAAAGCGGCCAACCCCCTGCTTAAAGTTATTGTAGAAAGCGGCGACGGTGATATGTACGGCGAAGGCGGCAACCATTTTATTCACGCCATAAGAAGAAATTCCGACATCACGGTAATTGTCCACGATAATATGGTTTACGGCCTTACAAAAGGCCAGGCATCGCCCACATCGCGCCCGGGGTTTACCACCCCCGTGCAGGTGGACGGCGTTTTTGAAAACCCGCTTAACCCTGCAGCGCTTGCCATATCGCTTGACGCCTCTTTTGTGGCGCGCGCGTCAGCGGGAGAAATGGACAGGACAAAAGAGATAATAAAGGCCGCGATAAACCACAAAGGGTTTTCCCTGGTGGATGTTTTTTCCGCCTGTGTTTCTTTTAACAAGGTAAATACCCACAGGTGGTTTAAGGAAAACACATATATAATAGAAGAAGGGTATGACCCCAAAAACAGGACAGAGGCGTTCAAAAGAAGCCTTGAAGAAGGCCCCTGGCCGCTGGGTATATTATATGTAAATGAAAACAAGCCGGTGTTTGAAGAAAAGCTTGCGCCGTATTTAAATAAAGACAATACCCCGCTGTATCTAAGGAAAAGGGAAACAAGCGTGGTAAGGGATATATTAAACACAAAGAAATAA
- a CDS encoding 2-oxoacid:acceptor oxidoreductase subunit alpha yields the protein MKKKSADNTVKREVSIVLSGEAGQGIQSIETILIKLIKQSGYNVFATKEYMSRVRGGVNATMLRVSQDRAAAPVDNTDIFIPLEKEALARYAYRLDKNTIIAGDAAVLQDARVNDIAFGKIAEALGNPLFSSMVAAGAACGIIGIGKETADEFIQKLFGKKGEETVNGNIKAFAAGYEAGAQTALKNNFKVKIDKNIKIQDELMLSGADAVAIGAIAGGCSAAFAYPMTPGTSVFTALAEHSHKAQIAVEQAEDEIAAINMALGAWYAGARAMVSTSGGGFDLMTEGVSLAGITETPVVIHLAQRPGPGTGYPTRTEQGDLNLALHAGHGELARVILAPGNTLQAFELAKEAFDTADKYQVPVFIMTDQYFVDTYYNIPQFEVKENKNQNYIVETKEGYKRYALTKDGISPRGVPGFGSGCVCLDSDEHDEDGRITEDLSGIGLKMKDKRFKKFALLSAAAIKPSLYGNKKYKTLFICWGSLLNIALEAIKISGLKDAAILHYTQVYPLHKSTADIIRKAKKAVIIENNQTAQFAGLIKKETGLDITQKILRYDGLAFSADGLAEEMKKSVLKTKKPAAKKKGRR from the coding sequence ATGAAAAAAAAGTCCGCTGATAATACGGTGAAACGCGAAGTGTCAATTGTCCTGTCAGGGGAAGCAGGCCAGGGAATCCAGTCAATAGAAACTATCCTTATTAAACTTATTAAACAGTCCGGGTATAATGTCTTTGCCACCAAAGAATATATGTCACGCGTGCGCGGCGGCGTTAATGCCACTATGTTAAGGGTATCGCAGGACAGGGCTGCGGCGCCTGTGGATAATACCGATATTTTTATTCCGCTTGAAAAAGAAGCGCTTGCAAGATACGCTTACAGGCTTGATAAAAATACAATTATAGCTGGCGATGCCGCGGTATTACAGGATGCCCGCGTCAATGACATTGCTTTTGGTAAAATTGCCGAAGCTCTTGGAAACCCGTTATTTTCTTCCATGGTAGCGGCAGGCGCGGCGTGCGGGATTATAGGGATAGGAAAAGAAACAGCGGATGAATTTATTCAAAAACTTTTCGGCAAAAAAGGCGAAGAGACCGTAAACGGAAATATAAAAGCTTTTGCCGCGGGTTATGAAGCCGGCGCGCAGACCGCGCTTAAAAATAATTTTAAAGTTAAAATAGATAAAAATATAAAAATACAGGATGAACTTATGCTGTCAGGCGCTGACGCGGTGGCTATTGGCGCAATTGCCGGCGGATGCAGCGCGGCTTTCGCGTATCCAATGACGCCGGGGACATCCGTGTTTACCGCGCTTGCGGAACATTCGCATAAAGCACAAATTGCGGTGGAACAGGCCGAAGATGAAATAGCGGCGATAAATATGGCGTTAGGCGCGTGGTACGCGGGGGCAAGGGCAATGGTTTCCACTTCAGGCGGCGGTTTTGATTTGATGACAGAAGGGGTATCGCTGGCGGGAATTACAGAAACTCCCGTGGTTATTCACCTGGCGCAAAGGCCGGGGCCGGGTACGGGTTATCCCACAAGGACAGAGCAGGGCGATTTAAACCTTGCGCTGCACGCGGGGCACGGTGAATTAGCACGCGTAATACTTGCGCCGGGCAATACCCTGCAGGCGTTTGAACTTGCAAAAGAGGCGTTTGACACCGCGGATAAATATCAGGTGCCGGTTTTTATTATGACAGACCAGTACTTTGTGGATACTTACTACAATATCCCGCAGTTTGAAGTGAAAGAAAATAAAAATCAGAATTATATAGTTGAGACAAAAGAAGGGTACAAACGCTACGCGCTTACAAAAGACGGAATTTCGCCGCGCGGCGTGCCGGGTTTTGGCAGCGGCTGTGTGTGCCTTGATTCTGACGAACACGATGAGGACGGAAGGATAACAGAAGACCTGTCCGGTATCGGGCTTAAAATGAAAGATAAAAGATTTAAAAAATTCGCGTTGTTAAGCGCGGCTGCCATTAAACCTTCCCTGTACGGCAATAAAAAATACAAAACGCTTTTTATATGCTGGGGTTCGCTTTTAAATATTGCGCTGGAAGCCATAAAAATTTCCGGCTTAAAAGACGCGGCAATACTGCATTACACTCAGGTATATCCGCTTCATAAAAGCACCGCTGATATAATCAGGAAGGCAAAAAAAGCCGTGATTATAGAAAATAACCAGACCGCGCAGTTTGCGGGGCTTATTAAAAAAGAAACAGGGCTGGATATTACCCAAAAAATACTGCGTTACGACGGGCTGGCTTTTTCCGCGGACGGACTGGCAGAAGAGATGAAAAAGAGTGTGTTGAAAACAAAAAAACCTGCCGCAAAAAAGAAAGGGAGGCGCTGA
- a CDS encoding rubrerythrin family protein: MGKLKGTQTEKNLLASFAGESQARMRYNYFASAAKKEGYEQIAELFNETAENEKEHAKRFFKFLEGGMVEITAMYPAGVIGSTLENLKAAADGEQEEHTELYPGAAETADKEGFKEIAACYRNIAKVEAEHEARYRKLAANIEKGEVFKKSHVVRWKCRNCGFVHEGNEAPEKCPACVHPKAFFEIKESNY, translated from the coding sequence ATGGGAAAACTTAAAGGTACACAGACAGAAAAAAACCTTCTGGCTTCTTTTGCGGGGGAATCTCAGGCAAGGATGCGCTATAACTATTTTGCAAGCGCGGCTAAAAAAGAAGGGTACGAACAGATTGCGGAACTTTTTAATGAAACCGCGGAGAATGAAAAAGAGCATGCAAAAAGATTTTTTAAATTTCTTGAAGGCGGAATGGTTGAAATTACCGCTATGTATCCGGCCGGTGTAATCGGCTCCACTTTGGAAAACTTAAAAGCGGCTGCCGACGGCGAACAGGAAGAACACACAGAGCTTTACCCGGGAGCTGCGGAAACAGCAGACAAAGAAGGGTTTAAAGAGATAGCTGCCTGCTACAGGAACATTGCAAAAGTGGAAGCGGAACATGAAGCACGCTACCGCAAGCTTGCTGCCAATATTGAAAAGGGCGAAGTGTTCAAAAAGTCACATGTTGTCAGGTGGAAATGCCGCAACTGCGGTTTTGTACATGAAGGAAACGAAGCTCCTGAAAAATGTCCTGCATGTGTGCATCCAAAGGCGTTTTTTGAAATTAAAGAATCAAATTATTAA